One genomic window of Hippocampus zosterae strain Florida chromosome 12, ASM2543408v3, whole genome shotgun sequence includes the following:
- the idh1 gene encoding isocitrate dehydrogenase [NADP] cytoplasmic produces MAAKIKAGSVVEMQGDEMTRVIWELIKQKLIFPYLELDLHSYDLGMENRDATDDHVTVEAAEAVRRYSVGIKCATITPDEKRVDEFKLKQMWRSPNGTIRNILGGTVFREAIICRNIPRLVPGWVKPIIIGRHAHGDQYKATDFVVPGPGKVEMIYTPVSGDQVKFVVHNFEGTGGVALGMYNTDKSIRDFAHSSFQMALVKCWPLYLSTKNTILKKYDGRFKDIFQEIYEKEYRAQFEAKGIWYEHRLIDDMVAQAMKSDGGFIWACKNYDGDVQSDSVAQGYGSLGMMTSVLICPDGRTVESEAAHGTVTRHYRQHQQGKETSTNPIASIFAWTRGLLHRAKLDNNMELRVFSEALEAVCVETIEAGFMTKDLAICIKGLSSVTRSDYLNTFEFLDKLAENLKAKLANQPKL; encoded by the exons TTATGACCTCGGAATGGAGAACCGTGACGCTACGGACGACCATGTGACGGTGGAGGCAGCTGAGGCGGTGCGGCGCTACAGCGTGGGCATCAAGTGTGCCACCATCACGCCAGATGAGAAGCGGGTTGATGAGTTCAAACTGAAGCAGATGTGGCGCTCGCCCAACGGGACCATTCGGAACATACTGGGTGGCACCGTCTTCAGGGAAGCCATCATCTGCCGCAACATCCCCCGCCTGGTTCCCGGCTGGGTCAAGCCCATCATCATTGGCAGGCACGCCCATGGAGATCAG TACAAAGCCACCGACTTTGTGGTTCCCGGGCCGGGCAAAGTGGAGATGATCTACACGCCTGTGAGCGGAGACCAGGTCAAGTTCGTCGTCCACAATTTTGAAG GCACTGGCGGCGTGGCATTGGGGATGTACAATACGGACAAATCCATCAGGGACTTTGCGCACAGCTCCTTTCAAATGGCTCTGGTGAAATGCTGGCCTCTGTACCTCAGCACCAAGAACACCATTTTGAAGAAGTACGATGGACGATTCAAGGACATTTTCCAGGAGATCTATGAGAA GGAATACCGTGCTCAGTTTGAGGCCAAAGGTATTTGGTACGAGCACCGTCTGATTGACGACATGGTGGCCCAGGCAATGAAGTCAGATGGAGGCTTCATTTGGGCCTGCAAGAACTACGATGGAGATGTACAATCCGACTCAGTGGCTCAAG GCTACGGCTCCCTGGGAATGATGACCAGCGTGCTGATCTGTCCCGACGGACGGACCGTGGAGTCGGAGGCGGCGCACGGCACAGTGACGCGCCATTACCGGCAACATCAGCAGGGAAAAGAGACCTCCACAAACCCCATCG CTTCTATCTTTGCGTGGACGCGGGGCCTCCTCCATCGAGCGAAGctggacaacaacatggagcTCCGCGTGTTCTCAGAAGCACTCGAGGCTGTTTGCGTGGAGACCATCGAGGCGGGCTTCATGACCAAGGATTTGGCCATCTGCATCAAGGGGTTGTCAAG TGTGACGCGCAGTGACTACCTGAACACCTTCGAGTTCCTGGACAAGCTGGCAGAGAACCTGAAGGCCAAGCTAGCCAATCAGCCCAAGTTGTGA